From the Nostoc sp. PCC 7107 genome, the window TGATAAACCTATTGATTCTGATTGGCATATTATTCTACTTTGGACGTAAAGTTTTAAGCAATATCCTGAACGAGCGCAGATCCAATATCGAAACTGCCATTCAGGAAGCAGAAGGACGCTTAAAAGAGGCACAAACCGCTCTTTCTCAAGCACAAGAACAGTTGACCCAAGCGCAAGCTGAGGCACAACGCATCCGTCAAGCAGCCGAAGAAAGCGCTCAGGCAACTAAACAAGCCCTGTTAGATAAAGCAGTGCAAGACGTAGAACGCTTGAAACAAACAGCAGCGGCTGATTTAAACACCGAAAGAGAGCGAGCGCTTACCGAATTGCGGCAGCGAGTAGCCGCTTTGGCATTACAAAAAGTCGAAGCACAACTGCGCTCAGGTGTTGGTGACGATGTTCAACAGGCACTAATTGACCGTAGCATCGCTCAGGTGGGAGGACGGTAATGAAAAGTAATATCGAAACAGCTGAAATCGCCCAGCCCTATGCACAGGCGTTGATGTCAGTAGCAAAGTCACAAAATCTGACAGAAGATTTCGGTAACGATGCTCGTTCCTTACTAGATTTGTTGCAAAATTCTCAACAATTGCGGAACTTTATTGACAATCCCTTTGTTGCCTCTGACAGCAAAAAAGCGGTAATCACTCAAGTCTTGGGTGAAGGTGGTAATCCTTACTTACGCAACTTTTTGCTACTTCTAGTAGACAAACGACGCATTTTCTTCTTAGACCAGATTTTAAAGCAGTATCTGGCATTGCTGCGACAGCTGAATCAAACTGTGTTAGCGGAAGTAAGCTCGGCTATTCCTCTTTCATCAGAACAAGAAGAAGCGATTAAACAGAAAGTCATTGCCATCACCAATGCTCGTCAAGTAGAACTAGAAACTAAAGTAGATAGTGAATTGATTGGCGGTGTGATTATCAAAGTAGGCTCACAGGTAATCGACGCTAGCTTACGTGGTCAACTACGACGCTTGTCTTTGAGCTTAACTAGTGGCTAGGAAGAAGGCAGAGGGCAGGAGTAAGAGAATTACTCAGCATTTTATTACTATCAAATTCGTCCGTGTTGCAAAAGAAAAATATACACTATGAGCATATCAATTAGACCTGACGAAATTAGCAGCATTATTCAACAGCAAATTGAGCAATACGACCAAGAAGTCAAAGTTGCTAACGTTGGTACCGTTCTGCAAGTAGGTGACGGTATTGCCCGGATTTATGGCCTAGAAAAGGCTATGGCTGGGGAACTTTTGGAATTTGAAGATGGCACCATTGGTATCGCCCAAAACTTGGAAGAAGACAATGTGGGTGCAGTACTTATGGGTACAGGTAATAATATCCAAGAAGGTAGCTCTGTCAGAGCTACTGGTAAAATTGCCCAAATTGGTGTCGGCGAAGCCCTAGTTGGACGGGTTGTTGATGCTTTGGGTCGTGCAATCGACGGAAAAGGCGACATCAAATCAACAGAAAGCCGTTTGATTGAATCTCCTGCACCCGGTATTATTGCGCGGCGTTCGGTACACGAACCCATGCAAACCGGGATTACCGCTATCGATTCTATGATTCCCATTGGTCGTGGTCAGCGGGAATTGATCATTGGAGACCGCCAAACTGGGAAAACTGCGATCGCTATTGACACCATCATTAACCAAAAAGGTGAAGATGTCGTCTGCGTTTACGTAGCCATTGGTCAAAAAGCTTCCACCGTAGCTAACGTAGTTCAAACCCTACAAGAAAAAGGCGCAATGGACTACACCGTAGTTGTTGCGGCTAGTGCCAGTGAACCTGCCACATTACAATATCTAGCTCCCTACACCGGTGCGACTATTGCTGAGTACTTCATGTACAAAGGCAAAGCCACACTGGTAATTTACGACGACTTGTCCAAGCAAGCACAAGCTTATCGCCAAATGTCCTTGCTGCTACGTCGTCCACCAGGACGGGAAGCTTACCCTGGAGACGTATTCTACATTCACTCCCGCTTGCTGGAAAGAGCCGCTAAACTCAGCGATGAGTTAGGTAAAGGCAGTATGACTGCTCTACCAATCATCGAAACTCAAGCAGGTGACGTATCCGCTTACATCCCCACAAACGTAATTTCCATCACCGACGGTCAGATATTCTTATCTTCTGACTTGTTCAACGCTGGTGTTCGTCCCGCTGTAAACCCCGGTATCTCAGTATCCCGTGTAGGTTCTGCGGCACAAACCAAAGCAATGAAAAAAGTTGCTGGTAAGATTAAACTCGAACTCGCGCAGTTTGACGACCTCCAAGCCTTCGCGCAATTTGCTTCCGACTTAGATAAAGCTACCCAAGACCAATTAGCCCGCGGTCAACGCTTGCGGGAATTGTTGAAGCAATCCCAAAACGAACCCCTGTCTGTAGCTGAACAAGTAGCAATTCTTTACGCTGGAATTAACGGTTACTTAGATGATATCGCTGTAGATAAAGTAACCACATTCACCAAAGGTTTCCGTGAATACCTGAAAACAGGTAAGTCTCCTTATTACCAAGCAGTACAAAGCAAGAAAGTACTTGCTGATGATGAAGAAGCCGCATTGAAGGCTGCTTTAGACGACTACAAAAAGACCTTCAAAGCAACAGCGTAATTAGTCATTGGTCATTAGTCATTAGTCATTGGTAAATAACTAATGACTGATGATAAAAGACAAATGATAAATGACTAAGGACAAAGGATAAAAATATGCCTAACCTCAAATCAATACGCGATCGCATTCAGTCGGTCAAAAACACCAAAAAAATCACAGAAGCCATGCGGCTAGTCGCAGCGGCGAGAGTACGTCGGGCGCAAGAACAAGTACTGGCTACTCGCCCCTTTGCTGACAGACTGGCCCAAGTTCTATATGGTTTACAAACCCGTCTGCGGTTTGAAGAAGCCAACCTACCTCTACTGAAAAAACGCGAAGTTAAATCAGTTGGTTTGTTAGTCATTTCTGGTGACAGAGGTTTGTGCGGTGGTTACAACACAAACGTCATCCGTCGTGCTGAAAACCGTGCCAAAGAACTTAAGGCAGAAGGTATCGACTACACATTTGTACTAGTTGGTCGTAAAGCTACTCAATACTTCCAACGTCGTGAACAGCCTATTGATGCTACCTACAGCGGTTTAGAGCAAATCCCTACCGCCGACGAAGCAAATAAAATTGCTGAAGAGTTGCTGTCTTTATTCCTCTCGGAAAAAGTAGACCGCATCGAATTAATCTACACTCGTTTCGTCTCCTTGGTCAGTTCTCGTCCTGTAGTTCAAACTTTGCTACCTCTTGATACCCAAGGTTTAGAAGCAGCAGACGACGAAATCTTCCGGTTGACAACTCGTGGTGGTCAATTTGAAGTTGAACGGCAAAAAGTAACGGCTCAAGTCCAACCTTTAGCCAGCGACATGATTTTTGAGCAAGACCCAGTACAAATTCTGGATTCCTTGCTACCCCTGTATTTGAGTAATCAATTACTACGGGCATTACAAGAATCTGCTGCTAGTGAACTAGCAGCGCGGATGACAGCTATGAGTAACGCCAGTGATAATGCTGGTGAATTGATTAAAAGTCTATCGCTGTCTTACAACAAAGCCCGACAGGCCGCTATTACTCAGGAACTCCTAGAAGTTGTCGGCGGTGCGGAAGCACTGACTTAGGGACAAGTTAATTGTTAAGTATAAAAAATAGCTAATTGCTGGTAAATTTCAAACCTAGCGATTAGCTATTTTTGGTTTTGAGGAGGTTTAGTTTTATACGGTTCATTGTAATTACTGCAATATAACGAGTAATAAGACCCTTATTGCTCAATCTACCTGTTTTTGGACTTAACAGAAAAGTATTGTATCCAGAGATGATATTGCCCTATATGCCGAATTTTTATTAATCTTTGTTATTATCTGTTTGGGTAATGTATCTTTCTATTTTTTCAGTAAACAAATCTGTTTCTGATTTCATTTTTTGAATTGATGCCAATAGTATTATTTTTATATTCTTATCTGTTGTATTAGAAATAATATCGAACATTATGTTTTGTAGATTTATTACCGTATCTGTTAAGCAGGTAAGCTTAAGTAAAGTTTGTTTAATACCATGATCTTGAGGTTTAATTCTAACAGGTGTGGCATAGCTAGGATTTTCCCTAAGTTCTATGTATATTATTCCTTTACGCTTTAAGAAATCAACAACTTTATATTTTTGCTTGGATAAAATAATTGAATTATCTTGATTATTGTTTACCAGCATATATTCTTTTCTACACTACTTCTTAGCTTTACCTGCTGCCAACGATTTTTCCTCCGTAAATGTATCAATTTTTCTAAAAAATCTAATGAATTATACCAATTCAAAAAATGTTTGCGACAGATAAGGCATTGAGGATGAAGTCATAACCAGTCAAAGAAGCAGCAATTTGAGGAGTGAGGAGAGCTAGGAGTTGAGCAACCTTGGTTTGCAGATGCTCGCCTGTTATCAAATAGCTCCCATTTCAAGTCTTGCTTGAGATATTCCCAAACGCGCTCTATGGGATTGAGTTCAGGAGAATGAGCAGGCTGGAACAAAAGAACAATATTCTCTGGAATTTGTAAACGTTTAGCTTGATGAAATAAGCCGTTATCAACTTGGAGAATGTTAAGTGATTTGGGATAACAGGCAGCGAACTCGTTCAAAAATTGTTGGTAGCATTCGGTATCAACATGAGAAAACTGCCAAAATAAACTTTCCCCAGTAAGTGGTTCAACTGCTCCATATAGCCAGAACGCTTTAAATTGCCACTGCCAATCACCAATAGGCTTAACTCCGGGAAGAGTAATTTTACGTCCTTCAATGGTTTTGAGTCCAAATCGACTCTCATCTTGTACAAAATAACGAATATTTTCGTACTGAGGCAAGATAATGGCACTGTATTGAGCAATTAATTGCAAGTCATCACCGAGTTTTTTTTAAAAGACTCTAGTTTTTCTTCGTCCTGTTTTCGGTTACGCGGACGTGGGACTTTCAGCTTGGCTTTGAGCCTGTAACGTGCCAGATGATGTACAGTTGCGTACTCAGCTTGCACACCCAAGGTTTTTTCTAACCAATGTTGTATTTGTGTGTACCGTTGAAACCCACCTTCTGGTTGTTCGAGTTGTTTTTTCAAACTCGATACAGCCCAATCTGGTATTGCTCTTTTTCGACCTGAACTCGTTCCAAATTCAACAACCGCCTCAATTCCTCCTTCTCGATAATCTGCCAACCATCGATGTACTGTAGCTCGATGTTTTCCCAAGATTTTAGCAATCTCACTTACACTCATTTCTTGCCCTTTAATCAGATATAGGGCTTGTATACGTTCTTTGCTCCGAGACTGTTTTTGATGTTTGAGCAACTTCTCTAGTTCCTCGACACTTTCTTCTATCTCGATTTGTGTTACCCCTACCATCACATACCCTGAATGCTACTTCTGTCTATTTTTACCATTTGTCGCATTCTTTTTTCAAATTGGTATTACTTATGTTATCCATTACCTCACAAGAAAGGTACACACCATAATAGTAGGTTAAGTTGAGTGATCGCTGCTTCTATCTCATTTAACTGGCGATCGCAAAAATTGTTTCTATCAAACACCCACAGCAATTGCTCAATTTACTTGTCAGGACAATGTGTGTATGATAGTTTAGTGTTGAGAGTAAAATCTATCTAAAATTTAAGTTATGAGTCACTCACCAGAATCTAGAACTGAACGAATAGACATTCGTACAAGTTCTAGCGTCAAAAAACTATTGCAACAAGCTGCGACTGCAAGTCATAAAAATGTAAGTGAGTTTTTATTAGAACACGGTTTAATTGCTGCTCAAAATGCTTTAACAAATCGTAAAATCTTTGCGCTAGATGATGAACAATGGCAAGCTTTTCAAAATGCCCTCGATTCTCCCACAACAGACAAACCCCGTTTGCGTCGTCTATTAACTGAGCCAAGTGTATTTGAGTAATTTCCTTTGAATAATCTATATATTGAGAAGTTATCAGCCGACCATAATATTCAAGACTTTGATTGTGGAAAACCTGCCTTAAATTATTTTTTAATCAATTACGCTTTACAAAATCAACAATCCGATAGTTCAAAAACTTATGTAGCCTGTATCGATAATAATGTTATTGGTTACTATACTCTCACTGTAGCTTCTGTTATTCATCAAGATGCACCACCTCGAATTATTAAGGGCTTACCAAAATATCCTGTACCGGTGGCTCTTTTAGCACGTCTAGCAGTCAGTAAAAATTTTCAAGGTAAGAGAATAGGCAGTGGTTTATTAAAAGACTGTCTCAAACGTGTTAATGCAGCCGCAGATATCTTAGGCATTCGAGCTTTGTTAGTTCATGCTAAAGATGAGCAAGCACAAGTATGGTATGAAAATTTTAATTTTGAGCCTAGTCCCACTGATCCTTTACATCTATTTCTAATGCTGAAAGATATTCGGAATATGCTGAAATAATCTTACTTCAGTAATTTGAGATTGGATGCTAAGAAAGTGTCATAGCGATCGCCAGTTTACAAAAATCATAAATTGGAAGGTGCGATCGCTTTTTAAATTAGAAGAAAAATCAGAATCTCTCTCCCCTACGGACTAGATATAAAACTTAGGTGTGTAACACTTTAGTAGGTTAAACGCTGACAGAGTGTTAAAATCCGGTGACAATTGCTAGAGTAAAACGTTAGAGACAGCAAACTCCTTAAAGAAAAGCAAGATTTACTCATTACGGCTCAAGTTCCGAAGTTCTTCAAGTAACGATATATTTGAGTATCTGTCCCGCACACAATCTACTTTTTGTTGTTAAATCTATGAAATCTTATTTAGCCGCCGCTATTCAAATGACAAGCGTGCCTGATTTATATAAGAATTTGGCACAAGCAGAAGAATTAATTGAGCTTGCTGTGCGTCGAGGTGCTGAATTAATCGGACTACCAGAAAACTTTTCTTTTATGGGAGAGGAAAAAGATAAACTCGCCCAAGTAGAAACTATCACCTGCGAAACAGAGCAATTCCTCAAAAAAATGGCTCAACGCTTCCAAGTAACGATTTTAGGCGGCAGCTTTCCAGTTTTAGTAGAAGATACAGGCAAAGTTTATAATACTTCCACACTGATTGATCTGAGTGGTCTAGAAATTGCCCGTTACCAAAAAGTACATTTATTTGATGTAAATGTTCCCGACGGGAATACTTATCGTGAATCTAGCACTGTCGTAGCTGGTACACAATTGCCATCAGTATATTTTTCCGAAGAACTGGGCGGTATTGGTCTTTCTGTTTGTTATGATGTGCGCTTTCCAGAATTATATCGGCATCTATCAAATAAAGGAGCCGATGTGATGTTTATTCCCGCTGCTTTTACCGCTTTCACTGGCAAAGACCATTGGCAGGTATTATTACAAGCAAGAGCAATTGAAAATACTTGTTATGTGATTGCACCTGCTCAAACTGGCACAAACTACGCCCGTCGCCAAACCCACGGACACGCTGTGATTATTGATCCTTGGGGTGTCATTTTAGCTGATGCTGGTGAAAAACCCGGAATTGCGATCGCAGAAATTAACCCCTCTCGTCTAGAACAAGTTCGTCGTCAAATGCCCTCTTTACAACACCGAGTATTTGGCTAAAGTGTGAAGTCTGAAGTGTGAAATTGTATCCTTCAGACTTCATCTTGAAATATTTCCCTACTCACTATCTTTAATACTTTCCAGTAAACTCCTCAACATTAGATAAGACGAAGTTGCACCTGGATCTTGATGTCCAATACTTCGTTCTCCCAGATAACTAGCACGTCCTTTTTTAGCCAGCATCGGTTTGGTATTTTCTAAAGCTTGTTCTGATATTACTACAGCTTGTTGTATTGCAGCTAAAGAGTCTTTGCCTTCCTCAACTGCGTGCCTAAAAGCTACTACAGCCGGAGACAGAACATCAACCTTTTGTCTTCTAATTGAGCCTTACCGCGTTGTAAAACTCCATCTAAACCAGCTTGCAGTAATTCTAGTAACTCTTGTGTAGTTAATTCTTGCTTACCAGCCGCTACAGAACTTGCTTTCAAAAACAGGGTGCCGTATAAAGGGCCACTAGCACCACCAACACTAGAAATTAGAGTTATACTAACAGTTTTCAAAATACTGCCAATATCTTGATGAGTTACTGTTGGTAACTGACTCATCACCTTTTTAAAACCACGACTCATATTAATACCGTGGTCAGCATCACCGATCACTGCATCTAAGTTAGTTAAATATTCTTTATTTTGTTCTATCTCAGATTCAAAGATTTTTAACCATTGGAGAATCTGGGCTTGAGTGACCATATCAAATACCCCATCGCAGACTTGGCGTGTGTACTGGTGCATCCCACAACTGGATCAGTTCATCATCCAACTTGAGCAATGTAATTGAGCAACCCTGCATTTCTAAAGACGTAATATAGAACCAATTTGACATCTTTTAGGGTATTGAAGTAAAGTGGCGGCAAAAGCCATATCCAGAAGCCATGCCGTACTCTAGCAGCCTAACAGATGAAGAATGGGAAATTCTAGAACCCCTACTGCCGACTATATTGCCTGCGAAGAAACAGACTAGACCCTCGAACTGGACAAAAAGAGAACTCTTAGATGGCATCTTCTATCAACTAAAGAATGGCTGCAATTGGGAAAACTTACCCCAGGACTTGCCCCCTTACTCAACTGTATACTGGCATTACAAGCAGTGGCGGGCCCAAGGAGTGATAGAAGAACTAATGAGAGTTTTACATGGACAAGTGCGTGAACAGGTAAAAAAAAGCCAAGTGGACGACGTTGATAATTATCGACTCTCAAGCGGTGAAAAATACCTGTAATGCTCGCATTACATCGAAAGGATATTGTTTCTACAAATCGACGAATGGCATTAAAAGACATCTAGCGGTTGATACCCTGGGTTTTCCCTTCTTTACTCACTGCACCAAAGCAAATGTGTCTGACGATATGGGTTTGATTGAGATGTTGACTAAAAACATCGATTATTTCCAATCGAAACCCGTCAATATTCCCAAAATCACCATTCTGCTAGACCACGGTTATCATCCTGAGTATTTGAGGGAGGAGCTAGAAAAAGTTTATCCCCAAATAATGACGAAAATCAGGTTTGAACTTTCGGCAAAACCATCAAAACAAGAAAAGAAAGAACTAGGGATATCTGGGTTTGTTCCGGTGGCTGCGAGGTGGGTAATTGAACGCTCAAATGCCTGGATGGAGAGATGCAAAATTTTTGTCAAGGACTTTGAGAGAACTCTAGTTAATGCAACTGCCAAGGTTAATCTTTGTTTTATTCGGTTGATGCTTAAGAGGCTTGCAGCCTCTTCTTAGATGTCAAATGAGTTCTATAAAGGATGCCCGCCCCACCATCTACCTGTTGAGATGCAGCCAGCATTTGGTCGGGAGTAGGTGAAGTGAATATCTCTCCTGGACAAGCTGCATCTAACATTCCCTGACCCACAAACCCAGCGTGCATAGGTTCGTGTCCGCTACCTCCACCTGAAATAATTGCCACTTTACCCCGTATTGGTGAATTGGCTCTGTAGACAAAGGTAGGGTCATAGTTGACTTTGATTAAATCTGGATGGGCGATCGCCCATCCAGCCAGACTTTCTTTTACAAAATCTTCTGGCTGATTGATCAGCTTTTTCATTATCTGTATTTAAGAAGGTGCTACAGATTTAGAATAAAACACCAAGACGCACCAGACATTGTATGCTCATCTCTTGGAAAACTAAAACTATCACACTTTGTTTCTTAATCAATGCGATTGCCTATATTTTGGAATCAACTTATTGAGGACACCCTCGTAAGCAATTTGAAAACTCTGTAGTCTCCAACAAAAATGGCACTTTAAAATGTAAATTTAGGAAATTTCTCAATAATCAACTAAAAAACACCTTATAAACCAGCAATGTTTCTATTATACTCAACTTAAGCTCATTTTTGTTTTTTGTATTTGAGTTTTTTACCTTTCCAGAAATGGTCAGAAAAAAATTTGCCAAACTCCCCGCCTGGGGAGTACGCACGCAAGTGTGAAACTCAACTTTCCAGAAATGGTCAGAAAAAAATTTGCCAAACCCTTGACGTTCCTATAATCAGTTGTTAACCTAGGTAAGTGTTAAGGCAAGAGCCAAGACAACTGAACCGAGAAAAAGCAATACTTTGAAAGCCTAAAAATAAACCAATCCTCGTCAAGTAAATTGGTTTTGGGATATCCCAAAAACTTAAAAATTATAGCATAGCAAGGAATCTGGAAAGCAAGTTTTTCCAGATAACAAACTCGAAACAATTCAAAACGGAGAGTTTGATCCTGGCTCAGGATGAACGCTGGCGGTATGCTTAACACATGCAAGTCGAACGGTCTTTTCGGAGATAGTGGCGGACGGGTGAGTAACGCGTGAGAATCTAGCTTCAGGTCGGGGATAACTACTGGAAACGGTGGCTAATACCGGATGTGCCGAAAGGTAAAAGGCTTGCTGCCTGAAGATGAGCTCGCGTCTGATTAGCTAGTTGGTGTGGTAAGAGCGCACCAAGGCGTCGATCAGTAGCTGGTCTGAGAGGATGATCAGCCACACTGGGACTGAGACACGGCCCAGACTCCTACGGGAGGCAGCAGTGGGGAATTTTCCGCAATGGGCGAAAGCCTGACGGAGCAATACCGCGTGAGGGAGGAAGGCTCTTGGGTTGTAAACCTCTTTTCTCAAGGAATAAAAAAATGAA encodes:
- a CDS encoding F0F1 ATP synthase subunit B, which encodes MGIMGTFLLLAAEAQAVHSELAEGAAEGGFGLNLDILETNLINLLILIGILFYFGRKVLSNILNERRSNIETAIQEAEGRLKEAQTALSQAQEQLTQAQAEAQRIRQAAEESAQATKQALLDKAVQDVERLKQTAAADLNTERERALTELRQRVAALALQKVEAQLRSGVGDDVQQALIDRSIAQVGGR
- the atpH gene encoding ATP synthase F1 subunit delta, translating into MKSNIETAEIAQPYAQALMSVAKSQNLTEDFGNDARSLLDLLQNSQQLRNFIDNPFVASDSKKAVITQVLGEGGNPYLRNFLLLLVDKRRIFFLDQILKQYLALLRQLNQTVLAEVSSAIPLSSEQEEAIKQKVIAITNARQVELETKVDSELIGGVIIKVGSQVIDASLRGQLRRLSLSLTSG
- the atpA gene encoding F0F1 ATP synthase subunit alpha, coding for MSISIRPDEISSIIQQQIEQYDQEVKVANVGTVLQVGDGIARIYGLEKAMAGELLEFEDGTIGIAQNLEEDNVGAVLMGTGNNIQEGSSVRATGKIAQIGVGEALVGRVVDALGRAIDGKGDIKSTESRLIESPAPGIIARRSVHEPMQTGITAIDSMIPIGRGQRELIIGDRQTGKTAIAIDTIINQKGEDVVCVYVAIGQKASTVANVVQTLQEKGAMDYTVVVAASASEPATLQYLAPYTGATIAEYFMYKGKATLVIYDDLSKQAQAYRQMSLLLRRPPGREAYPGDVFYIHSRLLERAAKLSDELGKGSMTALPIIETQAGDVSAYIPTNVISITDGQIFLSSDLFNAGVRPAVNPGISVSRVGSAAQTKAMKKVAGKIKLELAQFDDLQAFAQFASDLDKATQDQLARGQRLRELLKQSQNEPLSVAEQVAILYAGINGYLDDIAVDKVTTFTKGFREYLKTGKSPYYQAVQSKKVLADDEEAALKAALDDYKKTFKATA
- a CDS encoding F0F1 ATP synthase subunit gamma, which gives rise to MPNLKSIRDRIQSVKNTKKITEAMRLVAAARVRRAQEQVLATRPFADRLAQVLYGLQTRLRFEEANLPLLKKREVKSVGLLVISGDRGLCGGYNTNVIRRAENRAKELKAEGIDYTFVLVGRKATQYFQRREQPIDATYSGLEQIPTADEANKIAEELLSLFLSEKVDRIELIYTRFVSLVSSRPVVQTLLPLDTQGLEAADDEIFRLTTRGGQFEVERQKVTAQVQPLASDMIFEQDPVQILDSLLPLYLSNQLLRALQESAASELAARMTAMSNASDNAGELIKSLSLSYNKARQAAITQELLEVVGGAEALT
- a CDS encoding IS630 family transposase — protein: MQLIAQYSAIILPQYENIRYFVQDESRFGLKTIEGRKITLPGVKPIGDWQWQFKAFWLYGAVEPLTGESLFWQFSHVDTECYQQFLNEFAACYPKSLNILQVDNGLFHQAKRLQIPENIVLLFQPAHSPELNPIERVWEYLKQDLKWELFDNRRASANQGCSTPSSPHSSNCCFFDWL
- a CDS encoding helix-turn-helix domain-containing protein gives rise to the protein MVGVTQIEIEESVEELEKLLKHQKQSRSKERIQALYLIKGQEMSVSEIAKILGKHRATVHRWLADYREGGIEAVVEFGTSSGRKRAIPDWAVSSLKKQLEQPEGGFQRYTQIQHWLEKTLGVQAEYATVHHLARYRLKAKLKVPRPRNRKQDEEKLESFKKNSVMTCN
- a CDS encoding DUF1778 domain-containing protein, which encodes MSHSPESRTERIDIRTSSSVKKLLQQAATASHKNVSEFLLEHGLIAAQNALTNRKIFALDDEQWQAFQNALDSPTTDKPRLRRLLTEPSVFE
- a CDS encoding GNAT family N-acetyltransferase — its product is MNNLYIEKLSADHNIQDFDCGKPALNYFLINYALQNQQSDSSKTYVACIDNNVIGYYTLTVASVIHQDAPPRIIKGLPKYPVPVALLARLAVSKNFQGKRIGSGLLKDCLKRVNAAADILGIRALLVHAKDEQAQVWYENFNFEPSPTDPLHLFLMLKDIRNMLK
- a CDS encoding carbon-nitrogen hydrolase family protein; this encodes MKSYLAAAIQMTSVPDLYKNLAQAEELIELAVRRGAELIGLPENFSFMGEEKDKLAQVETITCETEQFLKKMAQRFQVTILGGSFPVLVEDTGKVYNTSTLIDLSGLEIARYQKVHLFDVNVPDGNTYRESSTVVAGTQLPSVYFSEELGGIGLSVCYDVRFPELYRHLSNKGADVMFIPAAFTAFTGKDHWQVLLQARAIENTCYVIAPAQTGTNYARRQTHGHAVIIDPWGVILADAGEKPGIAIAEINPSRLEQVRRQMPSLQHRVFG
- a CDS encoding transposase, translated to MPYSSSLTDEEWEILEPLLPTILPAKKQTRPSNWTKRELLDGIFYQLKNGCNWENLPQDLPPYSTVYWHYKQWRAQGVIEELMRVLHGQVREQVKKSQVDDVDNYRLSSGEKYL
- a CDS encoding transposase, which gives rise to MIIIDSQAVKNTCNARITSKGYCFYKSTNGIKRHLAVDTLGFPFFTHCTKANVSDDMGLIEMLTKNIDYFQSKPVNIPKITILLDHGYHPEYLREELEKVYPQIMTKIRFELSAKPSKQEKKELGISGFVPVAARWVIERSNAWMERCKIFVKDFERTLVNATAKVNLCFIRLMLKRLAASS